Genomic window (Cololabis saira isolate AMF1-May2022 chromosome 10, fColSai1.1, whole genome shotgun sequence):
AAAACTTGCACGTGTGTTTTTTCAAAGCAGTCGGTgtttgtgccaaaaagtgattgcctgccagaatgtgatttctggccgcgggagcgcgcacagcagcccgttgagcgataaaacgtcagattatgaagctcaagaatgagatcaagtcatatttaggcagaaacaacttttcattaattgtatttggccttcgatcaatttttggcaggtgaaaatgcctattttttgttgaaattgtcctttaaaagagttaaaagcaatcgtgtgagctctagtatttatattatgaagctcaagaatgagatcaaatcatatttaggtagaaacaacctttcattaactgtatttggccttcaatcaatttttggcaggtaaaaaggggagaaatcagattctggcaggcaatcactttttggcacggcACCGGCATTTTCACCTCCTTTTTCCCAGTCTTTCAATCTATCTATTTTAAGGTTAATATGtgtatttttaaattattatttatttattggctcCATTTCATTTAGTCTATTTAAAGATGTGGGTCTGAAGTTCTCAGGGGGAAAAAATCATAAATCTGAGTCAAAGATGGAccttgttatttattttctccgATACTTCTGAGTTTAAATATTCATAAGTTCTCTTAAACTCTACAACACATatgtcttttcattttcttacCTGAAACAAGaagtttgaatgtttttttttatttttaaacaaactATGGCAATTGATAAAGGCTATACCATTGCCTTTCAGTGCACACTTTGTTCATGGTATAATAACAAACCATAAGATTTTCACATTaaatttatttacaaaattaTCATTtctacatatatattacatataataCAATAGAACTTTAAGGTAGCAACTTCGTGTCAGTATCGTGGAGGAGAAAGCCAGGGATGAGTGCCAGTTTCTTTAAAGTCACTTGGGGAATGGTGGATTGTTTTCCTTTAAAGTCACTTGGGGAATGGCGGGTTGTTTTCCAGAGGATGCTGTTTAGTGTTGGCAGACGCAGGAGGTGATGGAGAGGACCGTGCGAATCTGCATGTGCTGGTTGATGAAGCTGTGGCTCTCGTGGCTCTGAGGAACACATGAGCTGGACTGTTTTTCAGACCATAACTGGCAGATATCTGGATCAGTCGGATTCCTTcaggaaaaaacacaaataacacaAAAGGATTAAAATCTCCTTTTCATCCCAAGGCACAACCCTATAAATGCTATTTGTCACCAAAACATTGAATTTTATTCTAAAATATGTAAGTTAGGATTTCAAAGAAATGTATGCATCATATTTACGTTCAGTGTGACTGCAACACGTTTACTGAAAGTTTAGATGTTTTACTCTAAATTACTAAAGTTCAGTGAGGATAAGTTGTGAATGAAttgtaaaactttttttttttaaaggctcaaTTTGTTATGTCAATTTAATTCACTATGGAAAACTCAGATTCTTAAGGAAGTAAAATAAAACCCAAGGAAGCAAGGATTAATTTAgacatttttttctaaatgaatTTTTGTCTGTCAGCCTTTTCTCCTTCAGACATTAACTCAAATACAACATAAAAGAAAgttgttcttttttaaatgtggaCAACTTATTCTCTTCACTTCACTTTAACAGATAATACCTTGCTCTTGCTACAACCATAAAGGCTGAAGGTATAAAAAGGACATTTGGTGAAGCAATTCAAATCAGCCCACCATGCTGAGTGCATGAGGTGTCAGAGCTCACAGGCAATTGTTACGAGTGAGGGCAGAGGAGGCGTGCGAGTGCACTTGTGTGTCACAGCTGTTTTCATACTTACCTGAGAAGACATTGGTTTCCTGTTGTGCAGCCTCCCAAACATCTGCCCACATCTATTTCCTGCAGAACATTAGCAACAAAGAGAAAGGGAAATCAGCTCACAGCCGGGCACAAATATTGACCCAGTTGTGTCCAGCTGTGTCCGAGGCCAGCTGCTGTTTAACATGTTAACTGCTTTTACTCAACACCTGCACGGaccatttgtgtttgtgttttgctAGCACATTTGGTGTAAAACAACCACAGGAATTCAACTTAAACTCTACCTCTTTATTCTTTCGATACACATAATGTTGATATAATTTGTGCTTTGAGAAAGTAGTTTTTGCTGTTAATAGGAAGGTAATTTTAAGGAAAGATGTAATAACTTTGAAACCCTTTTTGCTTCATTTGCATCTTTAATGTTTTCTTCCTGCAAAATCTGCAGCTTGGAATCAGATATTTggaaagaaaatacattttctttacaTTGATATTGAATACCAACTTTTTGCAGTTACTTTTTGCACCAACAATGTTGGAAAGGCTTTGACTTCTTTGTCCCACATCTTACTAAATGTTTTCTGCTTTGCATATGCATGATCAAGAAGGCAGCACATCCTGAAGCTCTTCACACCCAGAATGTGTGCTGCCAGACAGAGGATAAGTCAGCTTAAGTGCTGTCTTCCACATGAGTATAAGATGAATAAAAGCAATTAATTACGGTCTGACACCCAGCTAAAGCCAGTTTCCTCTGCACTCATTACAAAAGAGCGTGTAAGTGGTCTCATGAGCATTAAATACTAATAAAAGAAGGAATTATCGTGGTTGACTGGGTATGAACATAAAATATTTGACGAATATTTCCTTGATCACACTTACTCTGAGCTTCTCTTCTTTGAGTCCATCTGCATGGTGGACTACTTCATAATAATACTCCACATATGGCACCCTATAGCAGCTTTCCTTGAGCTCACAGGCCACCACAGTCTGGATCAAATCCATCTTGTTGGGGGTCTCCACCAAGGCTGGGTCAAACTTAGTAGGGACGCAGGAGAATCCCTCTGTAGGAAAGGACGGCAGCTCAGTTATCGTTTGTGATCAAACATTTGCATCTGCATCTGTGTCTTTTATGGACTGTTGCAATTTGGCTGCTTATGCAACAGTCTTTGGCAGTTTTGAAGAAGAGATCTCAAAAATGTATTTCCCCAGGTTTAACAAAAGTTAATACAAATTAATAATGAAGAAATTCTTAAAATCTGACAATAAAATATGATCTTTTGTCCCTACAGCCATCAGGCTTGGCTAAGGGCTGGACTGACGGCTGCCAAACCAGAGATCCGACTCTATCCTactcatgtttattttattttgtataaaatgcATTGCCACTTTCCTCAATTTTTAACGAAAATAGCCCTTTAAAAGCCCTCAAAACCATGAAATAGCACTGTTCAGACTGCACATTTTATATCTATACATACATTTCatagttttatttttctaataattattattctttataatatttaaattttagaTTCTAGATgttaaatttacatttttttaacattatatttacattagaTTCGATTTATACGTATATTTGAGATTGCTATTGTATTTTAGCACAttgatatatattttacttattttcaatTGATACctgaatttctttctttctttctttctttctttctttctttctttctttctttctttctttctttctttctttctttctttctttctttctttctttctttctttctttctttctttctttctttctttctatctatctatctatctatctatctatctatctatctatctatctatctatctatctatctatctatctatctatctatctatctatctatctatctatctatctatctatctatctatctatctaaaagaTGACCTCCGAAACAGACTGAATTAAGttgtattattatgtattacgttttattattacttatttattataagtattatTTCAGGTTTGTTTACAGGAGGTGCTTTTACATTTGACTGGCGTCTCCATGGCGATCACCTCTTCCCTACGTGTGGTgatatctatctcttataatgttttttatttttttttttattgttgtggactgattcttttttagccttaatccttgaacttgtatctttttataaattttatatattctatattgtatatcagggtgcattggtctcccagtttttattttttggtctcccagtttttatttatttgtttattatgcttatttttcaatcaaaatgtcaaagcaccttgtatttcatgtacctggatgaaaggtgctatataaatacaatttgattgattgattgatggtaaTAATTTCAGGCATGTACATCTCaacgctgatttatggttccgcgttataccaacgcagaAGCTACGGCGTAAGATACGcgtcgacgcgcaccgtacagtgcgcgtcgctgcgtcgatttaacgcagaaccataattccggctatacgcgtacacacacatacacacacacctgggGAACCCTTGGATCGGGAACATCCTCCCACGTCTATGACCGTCTCGTACGGTGTTTCGGGGAAGTATGTCTTGAGCTTGGGGACGCGCAGGCACTGGTCCAGCCTGACCTCGCAGCTGCAGTCCtgcaccacctccacctcccgGGGCCCCTGGAACAGCAGCAGCCGCTCCACGCGCACCCCGGTCGGCTCGCACGCCTGCTCCATCCCGCAGGACGGCCGCTGCTGCAGCGGCTCCGACAGGCCCGAGGCGGCCGGTCCCCGGGTCCTCTTCTTTTATAAGATAAGGaacattgtttattgttttagtATAGACagttaaaactgaaaaaacacaaaaaaaaacactttttggtCGAGTTTGAGGCTTCAAGAAAGATACTTTGGGGTTATCTGACTTTCATTAGTGACGCTTACTGTTCAATTTGTAAAATAAAGCCCCCCTTAAAAatgccaaaataaataaaaataaattattgattattttattatattaaaaaaatatttccatTATGACTGATTAACCAAAATCCTGGAAAATAGATTTTTCCCTCAGCGGAAAAGAAGCTTACAGCGCAGCCCGGTGGCAGTGCGGGGAATTACAACAggttatcaattcaattcaattcattttatttatatagcgtctattacaacagaaattgTCTCGATGCGCTttccagaaacccagaacatgacccctgagcaattattacataaacataacataaaaaatggcaggtaaaaactctcctagtgggagaaaaaccttaagccaaacagtggcaagaaaaactcccctttaggagggaagaaaccttgagcaggacctggatcataaggggggtggggccctcctgctggaggcaagctgggcagagcaggaaaagagaaaaaagacagagagaatgaataacagagaaaGTTCTGTACTCACTTTCTTGCTCCTGAGAAACTCCAGCATTGAGGAATGTTGTGAGTATTCCTGCTGGCTTGCGTCATGTGATGATCGTGTTGTCACCCCGCAGTGTGATCTGCACAGTCCCACGTCTACACTAACAGGACTTCCAG
Coding sequences:
- the pnhd gene encoding uncharacterized protein pnhd isoform X2, with translation MAMWHSLSGVLTKYNEHRNLFTQRVCCKRQSHFVYIGQDISGSPVSVDVGLCRSHCGVTTRSSHDASQQEYSQHSSMLEFLRSKKKRTRGPAASGLSEPLQQRPSCGMEQACEPTGVRVERLLLFQGPREVEVVQDCSCEVRLDQCLRVPKLKTYFPETPYETVIDVGGCSRSKGSPEGFSCVPTKFDPALVETPNKMDLIQTVVACELKESCYRVPYVEYYYEVVHHADGLKEEKLREIDVGRCLGGCTTGNQCLLRNPTDPDICQLWSEKQSSSCVPQSHESHSFINQHMQIRTVLSITSCVCQH
- the pnhd gene encoding uncharacterized protein pnhd isoform X1 — protein: MKVMDVLHHFFVFLCILHLALSGVLTKYNEHRNLFTQRVCCKRQSHFVYIGQDISGSPVSVDVGLCRSHCGVTTRSSHDASQQEYSQHSSMLEFLRSKKKRTRGPAASGLSEPLQQRPSCGMEQACEPTGVRVERLLLFQGPREVEVVQDCSCEVRLDQCLRVPKLKTYFPETPYETVIDVGGCSRSKGSPEGFSCVPTKFDPALVETPNKMDLIQTVVACELKESCYRVPYVEYYYEVVHHADGLKEEKLREIDVGRCLGGCTTGNQCLLRNPTDPDICQLWSEKQSSSCVPQSHESHSFINQHMQIRTVLSITSCVCQH